A DNA window from Micromonospora inyonensis contains the following coding sequences:
- a CDS encoding regulatory protein RecX gives MAGRRARSGRGWDAIPPRTGDTPARPRRGRPSRSGPGATADPFDEGARPAGFPDDSTGEPSRAEPRDEAEAAREICLRQLAVRPCTRAELAGALARRGISSEVAAEVLDRYDEVGIIDDAAFARAWVSSRHAGRGLARRALANELRQRGVDGEVAGAALGELDEATEAETARALVDRKLRSARGEPDAIFRRLVGMLARKGYPPGLAIRAVKDALAARSAEAAEFADQIDPDALTPDLDPDLPSM, from the coding sequence GTGGCGGGACGACGGGCCCGTTCGGGGCGGGGCTGGGACGCCATCCCTCCCCGGACGGGTGACACCCCTGCGCGACCCCGGCGGGGGCGACCGAGCCGTTCCGGGCCGGGCGCGACCGCCGACCCGTTCGACGAGGGCGCCCGGCCGGCCGGATTCCCGGACGACTCGACCGGCGAGCCGTCCCGCGCCGAGCCTCGTGACGAGGCGGAGGCGGCCCGGGAGATCTGCCTCCGGCAGTTGGCGGTGCGGCCGTGTACCCGGGCGGAACTGGCCGGGGCGCTGGCTCGCCGGGGCATCTCCTCGGAGGTCGCCGCCGAGGTGCTCGACCGTTACGACGAGGTCGGCATCATCGACGATGCCGCGTTCGCCCGGGCCTGGGTGTCCAGCCGGCACGCCGGACGAGGGCTGGCCCGGCGGGCGCTCGCCAACGAACTGCGCCAACGCGGGGTGGATGGTGAGGTCGCCGGCGCGGCGCTCGGCGAGCTGGACGAGGCCACCGAGGCAGAGACCGCCCGTGCCCTGGTGGACCGCAAGCTCCGGTCCGCCCGGGGCGAGCCGGACGCGATCTTCCGGCGGCTGGTCGGGATGCTCGCCCGCAAGGGCTACCCGCCCGGGCTGGCGATCCGGGCGGTCAAGGACGCCCTGGCGGCGCGGAGCGCGGAGGCCGCCGAGTTCGCCGACCAGATCGACCCCGACGCCCTCACCCCGGACCTCGACCCCGACCTCCCGTCTATGTGA
- a CDS encoding DUF3046 domain-containing protein codes for MRLTDFWSRLEEAFGPGYAASIARDQVLAQLGGRTIEQAFASGEQTHVVWRAVCAAYPDRVPARLR; via the coding sequence GTGCGGCTGACCGACTTCTGGAGCCGGCTCGAGGAGGCGTTCGGTCCCGGCTACGCGGCCAGCATCGCCCGGGACCAGGTCCTCGCCCAGCTCGGCGGGCGGACCATCGAGCAGGCCTTCGCCTCGGGTGAGCAGACCCACGTGGTGTGGCGGGCGGTGTGCGCCGCGTACCCGGACCGGGTGCCCGCGCGACTACGCTGA
- a CDS encoding MFS transporter, giving the protein MTTHLAVPAGVRPDVAPIQRRTLRLLFTTQVIGGVGVTIGISVGALLAERIAGAAVAGLAQSAGVVGGALLAVPVTRVMTGYGRRPGLVLAYLTGALGGVLVVTAAAARSVPLLFLGMLLFGGGTAANLQARYTAVDLAEPARRGRQLSLIVWATTVGAVAAPNFASLADDTTSGWGLPRLAGPFAFSAVAFLVTAVVIFALLRPDPLLTARRIAASEVGDGDHPDGPGRRNGAGLALPGTRPRAAGMWSAWRTVRQRPAARLGIAAVAMGHLVMVGVMAMTPVHLGESHGDAEVLHVVGVVLSLHIAGMYALAPVVGWLTDRAGRRPVILGGTALLLAACAVAGTAGHDTVPLSVGLVLLGLGWSATMVAGSTLLSESVPVAERPTVQGLSDLTMGLAGAAAGAASGFVVQVAGYPVLTLLAAVAVVPLVALALRPAAVSAPEEE; this is encoded by the coding sequence ATGACCACCCACCTCGCCGTCCCGGCCGGCGTTCGCCCGGACGTCGCCCCGATCCAGCGCCGCACCCTGCGACTGCTCTTCACCACGCAGGTCATCGGCGGGGTCGGGGTCACCATCGGCATCTCCGTCGGCGCGCTGCTCGCCGAGCGGATCGCCGGTGCGGCCGTGGCCGGCCTGGCGCAGAGTGCCGGCGTGGTCGGGGGCGCGCTCCTCGCCGTCCCGGTCACCCGTGTCATGACCGGGTACGGCCGCCGCCCCGGCCTGGTCCTGGCGTACCTGACCGGCGCGCTCGGCGGCGTCCTGGTGGTGACCGCCGCGGCCGCCCGCTCGGTGCCGCTGCTCTTCCTCGGCATGCTCCTCTTCGGCGGGGGCACCGCCGCCAACCTCCAGGCCCGGTACACCGCCGTCGACCTGGCCGAACCGGCCCGGCGTGGCCGGCAGCTCTCCCTGATCGTCTGGGCCACCACCGTCGGCGCGGTCGCCGCGCCGAACTTCGCCTCCCTCGCCGACGACACCACCAGCGGTTGGGGGCTGCCCCGGCTGGCCGGACCGTTCGCGTTCAGCGCCGTCGCCTTCCTGGTGACGGCTGTGGTGATCTTCGCGTTGCTGCGTCCGGACCCGCTGCTCACCGCTCGTCGGATCGCGGCGTCGGAGGTCGGTGACGGGGACCACCCGGACGGGCCGGGGCGGCGGAACGGGGCCGGGCTGGCGCTCCCCGGCACGCGGCCCCGGGCGGCCGGCATGTGGTCCGCCTGGCGGACCGTGCGGCAGCGCCCGGCCGCCCGGCTGGGCATCGCCGCGGTCGCCATGGGCCACCTGGTCATGGTCGGGGTGATGGCGATGACCCCGGTGCATCTCGGCGAGTCGCACGGTGACGCCGAGGTGCTGCACGTGGTGGGCGTCGTGCTCAGCCTGCACATCGCCGGCATGTACGCGCTCGCTCCGGTGGTCGGTTGGCTCACCGACCGGGCCGGTCGGCGGCCGGTGATCCTCGGCGGCACCGCACTGCTCCTGGCCGCCTGCGCGGTGGCGGGTACCGCCGGACACGACACCGTGCCGCTCTCGGTCGGGCTGGTCCTGCTGGGGCTGGGCTGGTCGGCCACCATGGTCGCCGGTTCCACGCTGCTGTCGGAGTCGGTGCCGGTGGCCGAACGCCCCACCGTGCAGGGCCTGTCCGACCTGACCATGGGACTGGCCGGCGCGGCGGCCGGCGCGGCCAGCGGGTTTGTCGTGCAGGTGGCCGGCTATCCCGTGCTGACCCTGCTCGCGGCGGTCGCGGTCGTGCCGTTGGTGGCGCTAGCGTTGCGGCCGGCGGCGGTGTCCGCGCCGGAGGAGGAGTGA